Within Sinorhizobium sp. RAC02, the genomic segment GCCGATGGGGTCGTCATCCTCGTCTTCACGCTGTTCACCGCCGCGCCGCTCGCCGCGACCCTTGCGGCGGGGCTGGCGGCGGATTTCGGCCGGCTGGCGCTTGATCCGCTGCTGCATCGGGCGCTGCTCACCAGCCTTGCGATCTCCTTTGCTTCCGCGAGCCTCAGCCTCGCGATCGCCTTGCCGGTCGTGCTCGTGCCGCGGCTTGCGGAAGCGGGCGGTGCGGGTGCCGCAACGCGGGCGATGGGCCGCGCGCTGCCGGCGGTCGGTTCGCTCATCCTGCTCGTGCCGCCGGTCGTCGTCGCGACGGGCTGGTTTCTGGTGCTCCGGCTGTTCGGCGAGACGGGGCGGTTCGCGCCTGCCGTCATCACCGTCATCAATGCGCTGATGGCGCTGCCCTTCGTGGTGCGCGTGCTGGAGCCGGCCTATCGCACGCATCTTGCCCGCACGGCACGGCTTGCGCTCAGCCTCGGCGTCACAGGGATGCATCGCCTGCTATGGATCGACTGGCCGGCACTCAAGAAACCGTTCCTGACGGCCTTTGCCTTTGCCATGGCGCTGTCGCTCGGCGATCTCGGGGCCGTCGCCATCTTCGGTGCCGAAGGTTTTGTCACGCTGCCCTGGCTGCTGTTCTCGCGCATGGCGAGCTATCGCACGGCGGATGCGGCGGGCATCGCGCTGATCCTCGGCCTGATATGCCTGGCTCTGACGCTGCCCTCGACGGCGGCGGAGCGTCCAACGGAAAGACCCTCCAGCGATGCCTGATATTGCCGTTCGCCTGACCGATGTCACCGTGCGCTTCGATGAGAAACGGCTGACCTTCGATTGCGCCATTGCCGCGGGCGAAGCGGTTGCCGTGGCGGGGCCGTCGGGGGCGGGGAAATCGACGCTGTTCAACGTGATCGCCGGTTTCCAGGCGCCGGCGGCGGGGACGGTGTCGCTTCTTGGCGAGGATATGGCGGCGCGCGAACCGGCGGAGCGGCCCGTCTCCATCATCTTCCAGGACAACAATCTCTTCGCGCATCTAACGATTGCCGACAATGTCGGGCTTGGCATCCATCCGGGGCTGCGGCTCGATACGGCGGCGCGGCAGAGCGTTTTCTCGGCGCTTTCACGCGTCGGCCTCGGTGGTTTCGAGCGACGCCTGCCCGGCTCGCTCTCCGGCGGCGAGCGGCAGCGCGTGGCGCTCGCCCGCGCGCTGGTGCGGCGCCGGCCGATCCTGCTGCTCGACGAGCCGTTTGCAGCACTCGATCCGGCCATGCGGGCCGACATGGCAAAGCTGCTTCTAGAGCTTCGTGCCGAGACGAAGAGCACGATGCTGTTCATCACCCACCAGCCGGACGATATCCGCCGGCTGGCCGACCGGGTGCTGTTTCTCGAGGACGGTGCGATCGTGCTCGACGAGGCGGCGCGCGACTTCCTATCGCGGCGGGAACCGCCAGGGGTTGCAAAATTCCTCGGTCATTCCGCGATTTAGCGGGAAGGGCGGGTTTTCGCCCTCGCGCGGTGCCACAATTTGGTCGCCCCCCTGTGTCACCGGAGCCACAAGGGAAGCGTTTGTCGAATCGGAGGTTGCCGGCCGGGTATGGTGCGTCTATCTCCTCTATTCGAGGACGCGAGGATCCGCGTTCGAGCTGCACCGCAGGGTTGCTGTTCGGGCGAGGGCTCCGTCATGGCTGTGGGCAAGAGAAATGGCGAAAGCAATGCAGGACACTGCAGTGGTATCCGGACGCGGGGTTTTCAGACCCATCGCGGGGCTGCTGCTTGCCGGCATGCTGCTTTCCGGCTGCCAGTCGATCATCGAGCAGACCTACGAGCCAACGATCTCGCCATCGTCCAATCCGCAGATCGTCGACGAGGTGCAGAAGAACGATCCGCGCGCCCAGATGGGTGCACGCGAGCATCCGCGCATCGTTGCGAGCTATGGCGGCGAGTACAAGGACGCCAAAACCGAGCGGCTTGTCGCGCGCATTGCCGGCGCACTGACGCTCGTTTCGGAAAACCCGAACCAGTCCTATCGCATCACCATCCTGAATTCACCGGCGATCAACGCCTTTGCGCTGCCGGGCGGTTATCTCTACGTGACGCGCGGCCTGCTGGCGCTTGCCAATGATGCATCGGAAGTGGCGGCCGTGCTGTCGCACGAAATGGCGCACGTCACCGCCAATCACGGCATCGAGCGACAGAAGAAGGAAGAGGCGGAAGTCATCGCGAGCCGCGTGGTGGCGGAAGTGCTCTCCAGCAACATTGCCGGCAAGCAGGCGCTGGCGCGCGGGAAAATGCGCCTCGCCGCCTTCTCGCGCAACCAGGAACTCCAGGCCGACGTCATCGGCGTGCGCATGCTGGGCGAGGCGGGTTACGACCCGTATGCGGCGGCGCGTTTCCTCGATTCCATGGCGGCCTATGCCCGCTTCACGGCGGTCGACCCCGATTCCGACCAGAGCCTCGACTTCCTGTCGAGCCATCCGAACGCGCCGCAGCGCGTGGAACTGGCGCGGCTGCATGCACGGGCCTTCGGGGCGGAAGGCACGGTGGGCGACCGTGGCCGCGACTATTACCTCGCCGGCATCGACGGTCTGCTCTACGGCGATGCGCCGGAAGAAGGCTATGTGCGCGGCCAGACCTTCCTGCACGGCAAGCTCGGCATCCGCTTCGACGTGCCTGTCGGCTTCCAGATCGACAACAAGGCCGAGGCGGTTCTGGCGACCGGTCCCGGCGACGTGGCGATCCGCTTCGACGGCGTGGCCGACAGCCGCGGACAGGACCTGGTCAACTATATTTCGAG encodes:
- the thiQ gene encoding thiamine ABC transporter ATP-binding protein — encoded protein: MPDIAVRLTDVTVRFDEKRLTFDCAIAAGEAVAVAGPSGAGKSTLFNVIAGFQAPAAGTVSLLGEDMAAREPAERPVSIIFQDNNLFAHLTIADNVGLGIHPGLRLDTAARQSVFSALSRVGLGGFERRLPGSLSGGERQRVALARALVRRRPILLLDEPFAALDPAMRADMAKLLLELRAETKSTMLFITHQPDDIRRLADRVLFLEDGAIVLDEAARDFLSRREPPGVAKFLGHSAI
- a CDS encoding M48 family metalloprotease, whose protein sequence is MLLSGCQSIIEQTYEPTISPSSNPQIVDEVQKNDPRAQMGAREHPRIVASYGGEYKDAKTERLVARIAGALTLVSENPNQSYRITILNSPAINAFALPGGYLYVTRGLLALANDASEVAAVLSHEMAHVTANHGIERQKKEEAEVIASRVVAEVLSSNIAGKQALARGKMRLAAFSRNQELQADVIGVRMLGEAGYDPYAAARFLDSMAAYARFTAVDPDSDQSLDFLSSHPNAPQRVELARLHARAFGAEGTVGDRGRDYYLAGIDGLLYGDAPEEGYVRGQTFLHGKLGIRFDVPVGFQIDNKAEAVLATGPGDVAIRFDGVADSRGQDLVNYISSGWVTGLRPETIQPIMINGLEGATAKAAADRWEFDVTVVRIDKQIYRFLTAVPAGSKALEPTAATLKGSFRKLTPAEVASLKPLRIRVIAARAGDTVGSLAARMMGTDRKVDLFRLINAMTATSTVRPGEKFKIISE